The nucleotide window ACTCCGCTATAAATAACGGTAATTAGCACGCTTTCTACCTGCACCCAAACTATATCGCCCACTATCTCGCCAGCTACTATAGGGCTTACAAAAATCCCAGTCAGCACAGCACCAGCTATCCCACCTACAGCATGAATTCCAAACGCATCAAGCGAGTCATCATAGCCTAGGCGGTATTTTAGCTTTGTTACCGCAAAGTAGCAAATAACGCTAGTAATCGCACCTATAAAAACTGCACTTTGAGGCTCTATAAAGCCAGCTACTGGGGTTATACCCACAAGTCCAGCCACCACACCTGACGCAAGCCCCAAGGCTGAGGGCTTTTGCCTGCTAAAAATTTCACACAAAAGCCACACAAGCGCACCCACACTCGCTGAAATCTGAGTCGTAGCGAGCGCTAAAGTAGCCCGTCCGCTAGCCTCTAGTGCAGAGCCTGCGTTAAAACCAAACCACCCCACCCAAAGCAGCGCACAGCCAACAAGCGTGAGCGTCAGGTTAAAAGGCGCCATCATATCCCTGCCGTAGCCTAGACGCTTGCCCACAAATAGCGCTGCCACAAGCCCAGCCATACCAGCATTTATGTGTATAACCGTACCGCCAGCATAATCAAGCACTCCATCCTCAGCCAGCCAGCCGCCCTCAGCCCAGAGCCAGTGAGCCGTAGGCACATAGACCAAAAGTGTCCAAAACCCAACAAACACAAGCGCAACGGAAAATTTAATCCTCTCTGCAAAAGATCCAGTGATAATAGCGCCTGTAATTATGCCAAATGCCATCTAAAAGAGCATAAAAACCGCCTCTAGGATAGTCTTAGCCCTGGATAAATACTAAGAGTAGCGTCTGCGCTAAAGACCCCAAGCCCTGATAAAAACAGCCTATCAAAGCCGCCTATAAAGCCATTTGCAAGCG belongs to Campylobacter sp. 19-13652 and includes:
- a CDS encoding ammonium transporter, producing the protein MAFGIITGAIITGSFAERIKFSVALVFVGFWTLLVYVPTAHWLWAEGGWLAEDGVLDYAGGTVIHINAGMAGLVAALFVGKRLGYGRDMMAPFNLTLTLVGCALLWVGWFGFNAGSALEASGRATLALATTQISASVGALVWLLCEIFSRQKPSALGLASGVVAGLVGITPVAGFIEPQSAVFIGAITSVICYFAVTKLKYRLGYDDSLDAFGIHAVGGIAGAVLTGIFVSPIVAGEIVGDIVWVQVESVLITVIYSGVVSAAILWVMSRFMSLRVGADEERQGLDLVCHGERIE